In the genome of Pseudomonas sp. LBUM920, one region contains:
- a CDS encoding aminotransferase class I/II-fold pyridoxal phosphate-dependent enzyme, whose protein sequence is MTVRLSKRVQRVSLSANAAAKSRATELRDAGRDILDLTTGEPDFDTPEHIKQAAYAAIAAGATKYTPTPGVKALRVAVQRKLAEENHLDYPLASIVIANGAKQIIFNAFAATLDDGDEVLVPTPYWPSFPDSVRFNGGVPVFIECGLEQGCKLLPAQLQQHITERTRWLILNGPGNPSGAVYSETELHALAAVLRRHPHVLILLDELYEHIRFDGRPAQSLLNLAPDLQDRCLLVGGVSKTYAMTGWRIGFGAGPTTLTDAMAVVQSQSTSGASSVGQAAALAAYNGGLDFLAEQVAAYQLRRDTLVAALKTVAGLDVLEPQGGFFVFVRCAGLLGRHRPDGQRIENDGDVVAWLLEEGVAGVAGSAYGLSPWFRLSIATATEHVAEAGRRIAAACRQLR, encoded by the coding sequence ATGACCGTACGCTTGTCCAAACGCGTGCAGCGCGTGTCGCTGTCGGCCAACGCGGCCGCCAAATCCCGCGCCACCGAATTGCGTGATGCAGGCCGCGATATCCTCGATCTCACCACCGGCGAGCCGGATTTTGATACGCCTGAGCACATCAAGCAGGCCGCTTATGCCGCGATCGCCGCCGGCGCGACCAAGTACACGCCAACGCCAGGCGTGAAGGCCTTGCGCGTTGCGGTGCAGCGCAAGCTCGCCGAAGAAAACCACCTGGACTACCCGCTGGCGTCCATCGTGATCGCCAACGGCGCCAAGCAAATCATCTTCAATGCCTTCGCCGCCACCCTGGATGACGGCGATGAAGTGCTGGTGCCGACGCCGTATTGGCCGTCATTCCCGGACAGCGTGCGTTTCAACGGCGGCGTGCCGGTGTTCATCGAGTGCGGGCTGGAGCAGGGCTGCAAGTTGCTGCCGGCGCAGTTGCAACAGCACATCACTGAACGCACGCGCTGGCTGATTCTCAATGGCCCGGGCAACCCCAGCGGTGCGGTGTACAGCGAAACTGAATTACACGCGTTGGCCGCGGTGCTGCGTCGCCATCCCCACGTGCTGATCTTGCTGGATGAGCTGTACGAGCACATCCGCTTCGATGGTCGCCCGGCCCAGAGCTTGTTGAACCTCGCACCGGACTTGCAGGACCGCTGCCTGCTGGTGGGCGGTGTGTCCAAGACCTACGCCATGACTGGCTGGCGGATCGGCTTTGGCGCGGGGCCAACAACCCTGACTGACGCGATGGCGGTGGTGCAATCGCAATCCACTTCCGGCGCTTCATCGGTGGGGCAGGCGGCGGCATTGGCGGCCTATAACGGCGGGCTGGATTTCCTCGCCGAGCAGGTCGCGGCCTATCAATTGCGTCGGGATACGCTGGTTGCAGCGCTGAAAACCGTTGCAGGCCTGGACGTGCTCGAACCCCAGGGCGGCTTTTTCGTGTTCGTGCGCTGCGCCGGACTGCTGGGCCGTCATCGGCCGGACGGCCAGCGCATTGAAAACGACGGCGATGTGGTCGCCTGGCTGCTCGAAGAGGGCGTGGCCGGTGTGGCGGGCAGTGCCTACGGCTTGTCGCCGTGGTTTCGCTTGTCCATCGCCACCGCCACCGAGCATGTCGCAGAGGCGGGGCGGCGCATCGCGGCGGCCTGCAGGCAGTTGCGATGA
- a CDS encoding amino acid ABC transporter permease, whose product MMEAFVHWAAGFGLNYNFLLDAYQRGTLVQGALTTGWLCLFTIIGSLLAGISLAAMLTSGNPWLARPARVFVEVTRNTPTLVQLYCAFLVLNMLLTQAVGAANPLTPFAWVVIVISLHKGAFHAEALRAGIEAVPAVTLEAASSLAFNRRQLLWNVQLPLALRFALPSLINNLIDLVKMTAVASAIAVGDITYAAIMIWTQSDNVLELMILILSFFGLLSFTVNCVGRWLEARLRMPGYGH is encoded by the coding sequence ATGATGGAGGCGTTCGTCCATTGGGCTGCCGGCTTTGGCCTGAACTACAACTTCCTGCTGGACGCCTACCAGCGCGGCACGCTGGTTCAGGGCGCGTTGACCACCGGCTGGCTGTGCCTGTTCACGATCATCGGCAGCCTGCTGGCGGGCATCAGCCTGGCGGCCATGCTCACCTCGGGCAACCCTTGGCTGGCCAGGCCGGCGCGGGTGTTTGTCGAAGTCACGCGTAACACGCCAACGCTGGTGCAGTTGTACTGTGCGTTTCTGGTGTTGAACATGTTGCTGACCCAGGCGGTAGGCGCGGCCAACCCGCTGACGCCGTTCGCGTGGGTGGTGATTGTGATCTCCCTGCACAAGGGCGCGTTCCATGCCGAGGCCTTGCGCGCCGGCATCGAAGCAGTGCCCGCAGTCACCCTGGAAGCCGCCAGTTCGCTGGCCTTCAACAGACGCCAACTGTTGTGGAATGTGCAGTTGCCGCTGGCACTGCGCTTTGCCCTGCCGTCGCTGATCAACAACCTGATCGACCTGGTGAAGATGACCGCCGTGGCATCGGCCATTGCCGTGGGCGACATCACCTACGCCGCAATCATGATCTGGACCCAGAGCGACAACGTGCTGGAACTGATGATCCTGATCCTGAGCTTCTTCGGCCTGCTGAGTTTTACCGTCAATTGTGTGGGGCGCTGGCTGGAAGCGCGCCTGAGGATGCCCGGCTATGGCCATTGA
- a CDS encoding amino acid ABC transporter permease: protein MAIESFPVLSALWQWSPALVAGFGQNILISLLAIAIGSVLGLLIGALALSPLGFVARLWVQVFRNAPWLVLIYFTTYVFPFEIHIGSSYVSFPDWVKVTIGLALPASANVAEIFRGAISSIPSTQWEAARSLAFTRGQLFRSIILPQCFKRMLPPWMNLYAVVTMGTALASLVGVHDVIDTAQIASNTVNLTGFTVVIYLSLLVLFFAYCYPISRLTQHLERRYAFY, encoded by the coding sequence ATGGCCATTGAATCATTTCCGGTGCTGTCGGCCTTGTGGCAGTGGTCACCGGCGCTGGTGGCAGGTTTTGGTCAGAACATCCTGATCAGCCTGTTGGCGATTGCCATCGGCTCGGTGCTTGGCCTGTTGATCGGCGCGTTGGCGTTATCGCCGCTGGGGTTTGTCGCGCGGCTGTGGGTGCAGGTGTTTCGCAATGCGCCCTGGCTGGTGCTGATCTACTTCACCACCTACGTGTTTCCGTTCGAGATTCATATCGGCAGCAGTTATGTGTCGTTCCCCGACTGGGTCAAGGTCACCATCGGCCTGGCTTTGCCGGCAAGTGCCAACGTGGCGGAGATCTTCCGGGGGGCCATCAGTTCGATCCCCAGCACGCAATGGGAAGCGGCGCGGTCGCTGGCGTTTACCCGTGGCCAGCTGTTTCGCTCGATCATCCTGCCGCAGTGTTTCAAGCGCATGTTGCCGCCCTGGATGAACCTCTACGCCGTGGTGACCATGGGCACTGCGCTGGCCTCACTGGTGGGCGTGCATGACGTGATCGACACCGCGCAGATCGCCAGCAACACCGTGAACCTGACCGGCTTTACCGTGGTGATCTACCTGAGCCTGCTGGTGCTGTTTTTTGCCTATTGCTACCCGATTTCCCGCCTGACCCAACACCTGGAGCGCCGTTATGCCTTCTATTGA
- a CDS encoding amino acid ABC transporter ATP-binding protein has protein sequence MPSIEPLVSLRDMHLSFGSNAVLKGIDLEVHRGQAVSIIGPSGSGKSTILRCITGLLQPQRGTIRVGETRVDTLAHEAQRIELRKRVGFVFQQYNLFPHLSVLQNLVIAPRKVLGRSRADAEKEARALLAKVRMEHKADAYPGQLSGGQQQRVAIARALAMRPELILFDEVTSALDPETVGEVLTVIRELTEEGMTCVLVTHEMRFAEEISDHVYFTENGVIVEHGSAAQIFQSPASVRTQTFLRHALGDSGRRGPIAHDPYLLTNLSRYSLSV, from the coding sequence ATGCCTTCTATTGAACCCCTGGTGAGCCTGCGGGATATGCACCTGTCGTTCGGCAGTAATGCGGTGCTCAAGGGCATCGACCTGGAGGTGCATCGCGGCCAGGCCGTGTCGATCATCGGCCCGTCGGGCTCGGGCAAGTCGACGATCCTGCGTTGCATCACCGGGTTGTTGCAGCCGCAGCGTGGGACCATTCGCGTGGGTGAAACCCGCGTCGATACCTTGGCCCATGAAGCCCAGCGCATCGAGTTGCGCAAGCGCGTTGGCTTTGTGTTCCAGCAATACAACCTGTTCCCGCATTTATCGGTGCTGCAGAACCTGGTGATCGCCCCGCGCAAAGTGCTGGGCCGCAGCCGCGCCGACGCCGAAAAAGAGGCGCGAGCGTTGCTGGCCAAGGTGCGCATGGAACACAAGGCCGACGCCTATCCCGGCCAGTTGTCCGGCGGTCAACAGCAGCGCGTGGCGATTGCCCGCGCCCTGGCGATGCGCCCGGAGTTGATTCTGTTCGATGAAGTGACCTCGGCACTCGACCCGGAAACCGTCGGCGAAGTGTTGACGGTGATCCGCGAGCTGACCGAAGAGGGCATGACCTGTGTGCTTGTCACCCACGAAATGCGCTTCGCCGAAGAAATCAGCGACCACGTGTACTTCACCGAAAACGGCGTGATTGTCGAGCACGGCAGCGCTGCACAGATCTTCCAGAGCCCGGCCAGCGTACGCACCCAGACGTTCCTGCGCCATGCCCTGGGCGATTCGGGGCGCCGTGGCCCCATCGCCCACGACCCGTACCTGTTGACCAATTTGAGCCGTTACAGCCTGTCCGTCTGA
- a CDS encoding cysteine dioxygenase, with product MSSENRAGVIEAFLQHIRVINQRGVDRAALVEIVGLLETLAERRDLFNFDEFPAPVPGQGSTAFRYRLNDDGDTPTLYLNSLLPGKSTIPHNHETWAIISAIEGQEINYVYARNDEGREPGFTTLTLEKEVLVQPGTSISFLGEDLHGIKVEGEQATLHFHLYGLPLESLNGRYGVEADGRILNYNASQMAPSIKAYS from the coding sequence ATGAGTAGCGAAAACCGTGCTGGCGTTATCGAAGCGTTCTTGCAGCACATCCGCGTCATCAATCAGCGCGGCGTAGACCGTGCGGCCCTGGTGGAAATCGTCGGCCTGCTGGAAACCCTGGCCGAGCGCCGCGACCTGTTCAACTTTGACGAATTCCCCGCGCCGGTGCCAGGGCAGGGCAGCACCGCGTTTCGCTATCGCCTGAATGACGACGGTGACACCCCGACGCTGTACCTCAACTCGCTGTTGCCGGGCAAAAGCACGATCCCTCACAACCATGAGACCTGGGCGATCATCAGCGCCATCGAGGGCCAGGAAATCAACTACGTCTACGCGCGCAATGACGAGGGCCGCGAGCCGGGTTTCACCACGTTGACACTGGAAAAAGAAGTGCTCGTGCAGCCCGGTACGTCGATCTCGTTCCTGGGTGAAGACCTGCATGGCATCAAGGTTGAAGGCGAGCAGGCGACGTTGCACTTCCACCTCTACGGCTTGCCGCTGGAGTCGCTGAACGGCCGTTACGGCGTGGAAGCGGACGGGCGCATTCTCAATTACAACGCCTCGCAGATGGCGCCGTCGATCAAGGCTTATTCCTAA